CCCCAATGCAGCGGCGTGGGCGCAACAGGACCTACACGATTAGTGGGATGGCCCCGGGCTCAATACCCGACGCAAGTTGACCCGTTTCTTGCTTTGCCTGCAGCGACCCTCGCGGAACTTAGCGCTCCCGCTCGCTATTATAGTTGCGTAGACCTGTTTTGGTTACGTTTATTAGTATGGCGACTGTCAACAGGTCGGCGGCACCCAGGAAAACACTCAACCGTAAGGAATCGGCTATGACATTAGATGCCGGGCAGAAGCTGGGCCCATATGAGATTATCTCACGGGCCGGTGTTGGCGGGATGGGCGAAGTTTTCAAGGCGCGGGATACCCGGCTCGACCGCACAGTCGCAATCAAGATACTGTCGGCGCCAATCGCCGGCAACCCTGACATACGCCAGCGATTCGAGCGCGAGGCCAGGGCAATCTCGAGCCTCAATCATCCCCACATCTGCACGCTCTACGATGTCGGCTCCGAAAACGAGACCAATTATCTTGTCATGGAGTATCTCGAGGGGGAGACGCTCTCGTCGCGCCTGACTCGTGGGCCGCTTCCCGTTAACGAACTGCTCGCCTACGCCACACAGATTGCCGACGCGCTTGACAAGGCGCACCGGCAGGGGCTCATTCACCGGGACCTGAAACCGGGCAATGTCATGCTTGGAAAGTCCGGCGCCAAGCTGCTGGATTTCGGTCTGGCCAAGCTGCAGCCGTGGGGTGGGGTGATCCACGGTGTCAGCGGCATAACGCGCACCACGCCACTCACCGGCGAGGGGACAATTATCGGAACGCTGCAATACATGTCACCGGAACAGCTCGAAGGCCGTGAGGCCGATGCCCGCAGTGATATCTTCGCGTTCGGTGCGATCCTATATGAAATGGCCACCGGCAAGCGGGCGTTCGACGGCCGCAGCCAGGCGAGCTTGATCGCCGCTGTGCTCGAACGCGAACCGGCGCCGGTATCCCAGCTCGCTCCGTTGGCGCCCCCGGCGCTGGATCGGGTAGTGAGCAAATGTCTGGCGAAAGATCCCGAGGCTCGCTGGCAGTCGGCCCGGGACCTGACCGATGAACTCCGCTGGATTCAACAGTCCGGTTCTCTGGCAGGCGTACCGGCGGCGGTACAGGCGCGTCGCCGGTTCAGGCTTCGCCTCTCCTGGACAGTCGCAGCGGTAGCATCGCTGATCGCAGTAAGTCTGTTGGCGATACAGATCACCCGGCCCAAAACTGAGCCACTGGTCGCACGGTTTGCGATATCGCCACGCCATGATTTTTCCTCGGTATCGTGGCCGAGAATATCGCCCGACGGCAAGCTCTTCGCGTTTTTGGCAGCGGATTCCAGCGGAGCGCAGCGAATCTGGGTACGGCCGCTCAATTCGCTGGAACCCTACCCCCTGGTGGGCACGGAGAACGCCGGGCGTCCGTTCTGGTCGCCTGACAGCCGCCATCTGGCCTATTTCACCGGCAGCCAACTCAAGAAAGTTCCGGTAGGCGGGGGGCCGTCGCTGCTTATCTGCGAGGCCGACGGCGGCGCCGACGGCTCCTGGGGAGTCAACGACATGATCGTATTCGACGGAAGCATCACTGATTCTATTCGCATGGTGCCGGCCTCAGGAGGAGTAGCGTCAGCGGCAACTCAGATTGACCGCACGCGTGGCGAGCGCTATCACATGTGGCCCTGGTTTCTCCCGGATGGGGAGCATTTTCTCTATGTCGCCCAGGTAGACTCTGCGACCCAGTCAAACGGTATGCTGATGGTCGGCTCGGTAAGTGGAGACAAGCCAATTCCGCTGGTTCGTGTCGGCACTCGGATTGAATACAGCCCGGCCGGATTTGTCGTGTACATGACCGATAACATATTGGTCGCGCATCCGTTTGATGCCGGCAGTCTTCGCATGATCGGCGAACCGGTGCCGCTGGCCAACGATGTCCAGGCGGTCGGAGAGCCGGCGCATTTTTCGGTCTCGGACAACGGCACGCTGGTGTATCTTCGTGGCCAGGGCATGGGACAGCGTGAAATCCACCGGCTCAGTCGCTCAGGTCAGGACTTAGGCATGGTCGGCTCACCCGGGATGTACATAAACGTGGTGTTGTCGCCGGACGGCAGGAAATTCGCCTCTGAACGCACGGTCGAGCGGGGCAATTCCACCGACATCTGGGTATACGATCTGGAGCGTGACGTATCCTCGCGTCTGACTTTTGATCCGGCGGTAGAGGCTTGGCCGGTCTGGAGCGCCGACGGTTCCCGGGTGATTTTCGCTTCGAATCGCAACGGCAACCAGTTCCAGATCTATCAAAAGTCCGCTAATGGCCTGGACAACGACGAGCTGCTATTCAAGCACGACAGCGCATCGGTATTTCCCTTCAGCGCCGGACGGGACGGCCGCACGCTGATTGTGGGCGCGGCCCTGGGCAGGTTTGATCTCTGGCGGTTCGACATGGCCAGCAAGATTCTTGATACGCTGATTACCACGACCTTCAACGAACGCAGTGCGAGCCTCTCGCCCGATGGTCGCTTTCTGGCTTATCAGAGCAACGAGACCGATCGGCCCGAAATCTATGTCCGTGAGCTGAGCTCCGGCGGTGGCCGCTGGCAGATCTCCACCCGAGGCGGAAGGTTTCCTTCATGGCGGGCTGACGGCAAAGAGATCTTTTATGTTTCTACCGAATTCGATTTTGTCGCCGTACCGATTTCAACCGTAAACGGTTTTCAGGTGGGCTCCCCGGCTTCACCCTTCAACCGTCGGTATTATGGCGACCCTCAGGCGTCAATGAACCCATATCAAGCCTCCGCTGACGGCCAGCGATTTCTAGTTGTCTCTCAGGCGGCTCAGTCATCCACCGCTGAGTTTGTCATCA
This sequence is a window from Candidatus Zixiibacteriota bacterium. Protein-coding genes within it:
- a CDS encoding protein kinase, translating into MTLDAGQKLGPYEIISRAGVGGMGEVFKARDTRLDRTVAIKILSAPIAGNPDIRQRFEREARAISSLNHPHICTLYDVGSENETNYLVMEYLEGETLSSRLTRGPLPVNELLAYATQIADALDKAHRQGLIHRDLKPGNVMLGKSGAKLLDFGLAKLQPWGGVIHGVSGITRTTPLTGEGTIIGTLQYMSPEQLEGREADARSDIFAFGAILYEMATGKRAFDGRSQASLIAAVLEREPAPVSQLAPLAPPALDRVVSKCLAKDPEARWQSARDLTDELRWIQQSGSLAGVPAAVQARRRFRLRLSWTVAAVASLIAVSLLAIQITRPKTEPLVARFAISPRHDFSSVSWPRISPDGKLFAFLAADSSGAQRIWVRPLNSLEPYPLVGTENAGRPFWSPDSRHLAYFTGSQLKKVPVGGGPSLLICEADGGADGSWGVNDMIVFDGSITDSIRMVPASGGVASAATQIDRTRGERYHMWPWFLPDGEHFLYVAQVDSATQSNGMLMVGSVSGDKPIPLVRVGTRIEYSPAGFVVYMTDNILVAHPFDAGSLRMIGEPVPLANDVQAVGEPAHFSVSDNGTLVYLRGQGMGQREIHRLSRSGQDLGMVGSPGMYINVVLSPDGRKFASERTVERGNSTDIWVYDLERDVSSRLTFDPAVEAWPVWSADGSRVIFASNRNGNQFQIYQKSANGLDNDELLFKHDSASVFPFSAGRDGRTLIVGAALGRFDLWRFDMASKILDTLITTTFNERSASLSPDGRFLAYQSNETDRPEIYVRELSSGGGRWQISTRGGRFPSWRADGKEIFYVSTEFDFVAVPISTVNGFQVGSPASPFNRRYYGDPQASMNPYQASADGQRFLVVSQAAQSSTAEFVITQNWDSEMKKN